Proteins found in one Oncorhynchus mykiss isolate Arlee chromosome 17, USDA_OmykA_1.1, whole genome shotgun sequence genomic segment:
- the LOC110494259 gene encoding uncharacterized protein LOC110494259 — protein MPRLVSDVWKHFTPAINDDGKTMYMCNYCTKQYVKNATKLQVHLTKCKNATLYQSAQEPLFCHTMEDHSQKNADECLARAVYATGSPLMLSENVYWKRCFNVICPGYSPPNRDALSTNLLEAEFNRVQGKVKETIEKADSVAVVSEGWSNVQGDGIINYIVSTPLPLVFKTTDKKDNTHTSTHIADELKAVINDVGPQKVFAVVTDSAANMKAAWAQVEEAYPHITPIGCMVHGLNLLIKDIMSLQTMETLYKTAKQVVQDVRSKEEVSATYSNKNTKKNNSTLKLTCNIRWAGVVTMYSSLLKDKESLQEMARSQSVEIEISIRKILLDDVFWERVVRNLMLLSPIAFAIDQIEGEDAVLSDVLRLFADLKDKISTALPSALLLNTEETAVVRFLELCGEFCIKPIHAAAYMLDPKHIGKQILSGEQINSAYYVISTLSHHLNLDEGKVLASLAKFSTKQGLWNGDGIWQSCQHISPYTWWKGLCASEALSPIASVILQIPPTSAASLRLRAFFGKTKTKVGNSLTNNRVEKLVAIRANLNLFEPGTELGSSTQLQSDTKEDMDIKSESE, from the coding sequence ATGCCACGTTTAGTATCAGATGTGTGGAAGCATTTCACCCCAGCCATTAATGACGATGGGAAGACTATGTACATGTGCAACTACTGTACAAAGCAGTATGTAAAGAATGCCACAAAGTTGCAGGTGCATTTAACCAAATGCAAAAATGCAACATTATATCAAAGTGCACAAGAACCATTGTTCTGCCATACAATGGAAGACCACAGCCAGAAGAATGCCGATGAGTGCCTGGCTCGAGCAGTATATGCCACCGGCTCACCCCTCATGCTCAGTGAGAATGTGTACTGGAAGAGATGTTTCAATGTTATTTGCCCTGGATACTCTCCTCCAAACAGAGATGCTCTGTCTACTAATTTACTGGAAGCTGAGTTCAACAGAGTGCAAGGAAAGGTGAAGGAAACAATAGAGAAGGCAGACAGTGTTGCTGTTGTCTCCGAAGGGTGGTCAAATGTACAAGGGGATGGCATCATAAACTACATAGTCTCTACTCCTCTACCATTGGTTTTCAAGACGACAGACAaaaaggacaacacacacacgagcacgcaCATTGCTGATGAGCTGAAGGCTGTAATCAATGACGTTGGACCACAGAAGGTGTTTGCTGTTGTTACTGATAGTGCTGCAAACATGAAGGCTGCCTGGGCACAAGTGGAGGAGGCCTACCCTCACATTACACCTATTGGGTGCATGGTTCATGGGCTTAACCTACTCATCAAGGACATCATGAGTTTGCAAACAATGGAAACACTATACAAGACAGCCAAGCAAGTTGTACAGGATGTCAGGAGCAAAGAGGAAGTGTCAGCAACCTACAGCAataaaaatacaaagaaaaataacTCCACACTGAAACTGACCTGCAACATTAGATGGGCTGGGGTTGTCACCATGTACAGCAGCCTTCTGAAAGACAAGGAGTCTCTGCAAGAAATGGCAAGATCACAGTCTGTGGAAATTGAAATCTCCATCAGGAAAATACTGCTTGATGATgtgttttgggagagagtggttcGCAATCTTATGCTACTCTCACCGATCGCATTTGCCATTGATCAGATTGAAGGAGAGGATGCTGTCTTGTCAGATGTTCTCAGGCTTTTTGCTGATTTAAAAGACAAAATCAGCACAGCCCTCCCTTCAGCCTTGCTACTCAACACAGAGGAGACGGCAGTTGTTCGATTTCTGGAGCTGTGTGGAGAGTTTTGTATCAAGCCAATTCACGCTGCAGCATACATGCTGGATCCAAAGCATATTGGGAAACAAATACTTTCTGGAGAACAGATCAACAGCGCATACTATGTGATTTCTACCCTCTCACACCACCTCAATCTTGATGAGGGCAAAGTTCTGGCAAGTCTGGCAAAGTTTTCTACCAAGCAAGGCCTTTGGAATGGGGATGGGATATGGCAATCATGCCAGCACATTTCTCCCTACACCTGGTGGAAGGGTCTCTGTGCATCTGAGGCCCTGTCACCCATCGCCTCTGTGATCCTTCagatcccaccaacatcagcagCTTCTTTGCGCCTCAGAGCATTCTTTGGGAAAACCAAAACAAAGGTGGGCAACAGTTTAACAAACAACAGAGTGGAGAAATTGGTGGCTATTAGGGCGAACCTTAACCTTTTTGAGCCAGGAACAGAACTAGGGTCCAGCACACAGCTTCAGAGTGACACAAAGGAGGACATGGACATTAAATCAGAGTCTGAGTGA